One window of the Lemur catta isolate mLemCat1 chromosome 6, mLemCat1.pri, whole genome shotgun sequence genome contains the following:
- the ORMDL2 gene encoding ORM1-like protein 2 — protein sequence MNVGVAHSEVNPNTRVMNSRGIWLAYIILVGLLHVVLLSIPFFSIPVVWTLTNVIHNLAMYVFLHTVKGTPFETPDQGKARLLTHWEQMDYGLQFTSSRKFLSISPIVLYLLASFYTKYDAAHFLINTASLLSVLLPKLPQFHGVRVFGINKY from the exons ATGAATGTGGGGGTGGCACACAGCGAAGTAAACCCCAACACTCGAGTGATGAATAGCCGGGGCATCTGGCTGGCCTACATCATCTTGGTAGGACTGCTGCATGTGGTTCTACTCAGCATCCCCTTCTTCAGCATTCCTGTTGTCTGGACTCTGACCAACGTCATCCATAACTTG gcAATGTATGTCTTCCTACATACAGTGAAAGGGACACCTTTTGAAACCCCTGATCAAGGAAAGGCTCGGCTACTGACACACTGGGAGCAGATGGACTATGGGCTCCAGTTTACCTCTTCCCGCAAGTTCCTCAGCATCTCTCCTATTGTGCT CTACCTCCTGGCCAGCTTCTACACCAAGTATGATGCTGCTCACTTCCTCATCAACACAGCCTCACTGCTCAGTGTACTGCTGCCTAAGTTGCCCCAATTCCATGGGGTTCGTGTCTTTGGCATCAACAAATACTga